The DNA sequence TAAGCATATAACGGCGGCGCAAATAACCCGTCCGCCAAAAACTACAATTTTATTTAATAACGAATGATTTATTTAAAGAGCAGTTTTTATTTTTCATCAGCAAAAACTGCGACTCACTTTTCTGAATTGTTCTACACTTTTACAAAAAAACTAAAATTAACTTTCCAACTTTCTGTTTACAAACCAAACCAGTATTGAGCGAAGCGGTCGGGTTGATTTGTTTGTTATATAGCATTTATTTTATTTGTTTTGGTAAATACTATTTTGCCAACCATCACCACCACAATTTTCACATTTTTCTTCATGTTTTAAATATAAAGAAGTTGTATAGTTATGATTTTTCCCAGTTCCATCACAAGAATAACAAGTACTTTCTATATTTTCAATTAACCAATCTATATCAATTTTTGTTAAAGTATACTTTTCCATAATTAATACTTTTTCATGATCCAAACCAGAAGTCATACTATTTGTTTTTACAATAACAATTGCTCTTGAATCACTCTGAATTTCAACATTATCAATTGAATTGTTTTCTGAAAATATTTTCATATTCTTTTTTAAACGATCATTTTCAATGTTTTTTAAAGTATCTGAAGCTTCTTTTATAAAAGTGGAATATAATTTTAAACGATTTTCTAACAAAAATTTTTGCAGAATATTAATTGAACTTGTATCAATCCATGTAGAATATTTTAAATAAGATTTAACAGTTTTATCTGGAGTCGAAGTATCAATTTCTGGATAATTGACAGAATTAATTTCTGAGTTTTCACTCTTGCATGAAAATATTATAATCATAAAAACGATTAGAATTATATTCTTCATATATAATCTCCAAATATGCTATATAACGGCGCACGCTGCTAAGCAGATTGGCTGCTTAATTCTGCTTGAGCAGTTGGTTATCCATAGCCTCTGGCGATGGATAGTTTACAACTGCTGTAAGGTTAGCTAAAGTATCAAAAATTTGAATGCGTAAAGACGTTAATTATTCAGCATCATATAAATTTTACAAAATATATTATTTAAGTGGAAACAAAATAGTGGATATTAAAAAACTTTCAACAAATAAATTTAGGCAAAAAGCATTAAAATTTTTTAGCAGCGTGCGCCGTTATCCACAGGCTCAGACACGGTCAGTTATTTGCCTAATCGTTATCTAAAAACCATAGGAGCAAAGCGATGTTAAATTCAATAGTCAAAAACGTTCCAATCATTTTTTATACGTCGGCTATTGACGTGTGGTTCATACTTATAATTTTGATTTTCAATTATTATCTCATTTTTACATTGGGGACAATAATAAATATGATTAGGGATGTTTCCTTTTTTTTGAATTTGCAAAATAGATTCCTTCGCCTCATTGTTGAAACAATTCGTACAAAGCCAATGAGTAGTTTGGGGAGATTGCACACTTTCCTCAAGGATATAGACAAAAGAACCGAAAGCTATATTATACAATACATATTTCTCCTTTGTGCGATTCCAATTTTTCATCTTCATAATCTTTTGTTCAAGTTTTGTTTTACTTTGAACAATATTGTCATAAGAAGATTGGAAGTCAGACATCTTAGATTGGAGAGTGAGAATGATATTATTTAATTCAACTTTAGCAGAAGAAACTTCGGCATCTGTTTTCAATGCAGAAATATTTTTTATAATGGATAAAGCTCCATTTATGGAGGTAATAAATAAGGTTAAATCCATAATCAAATTCCTATATGATTTTTATATAACATCGCTTTGCTTGCCAATGCGTAACGATAACGGCAGAGGCTGTGGATAACGGCGTGGCAAATAACTTGCCGCCCAATACTAAAATTTTATTTAATAACGAATGATAAATTTACCAAAAGCAGTTTTTAATTTTAATCAGTAAAAACTGCGACTCACTTTTCTGAACATTGTTCCACTTTAACAAAAAACTAAAATAAAACTTCCAAACTTATTTTTTACAATTTCCTCCAAACCAGAACGGCGGTCAAGTTGATTTGTTTGTTATGTGTTAATTACTTTTAATTTGATTAACTAAGTTTTCTTTGTCCAATAATTTATGACCTTCAAACACAGTCAAAATATCAATCGAATTTTTCTTAATTAAATAAACTATTCTATAATTTTTATGTAATATTTCTCTTATTTGACTTATAGATAATTCTGGGACTATTCTTCCTTTTTCTGGAAATTCTATTAAGTCTTCAACAAGTGAAATTAGTTTGTCAGTTAATTTAATTGCAGCATTAGGATTATCTTGAGAAATGAAATCTTCAATTTCTTGAAGATTAAGAAGTGATTCTTTTGTCCAATTAATTTTCATTTTTATTTTATAACTCTGTGTTTTTTCAATTCAGTTCTTAATTGAGAAGTAGATAAAACTTCTCCATTTTCTGAATTTGCTAGTCCTCTTGAAATTGAATCAATAAATAGTTTTGTTTCTCTGAGTTCATCAAATTCTTTTGGTGAAACTAAAACTCCAGCTGGTTTTCCATTTTGCGTAATAATTAAAGAATTTTTACGAATTTGTAGATCCTTTAAATACTTCGCCAAACTAGACTTAAATTGTCCTACTGGAATTATGTCAGTTGAAACTGATATATTTCTCATTTTATGCCTTTCTATTTGCCTAAATTTTAACTCTAATTTAATGCTAAATTACGACTTAAACAATAACATTTTTAACACATAACGGCGGCGCAAATAACCCGCTGCCCAAAACGACAATTTTATTTAATAACGAATGTTTTATTTAAAGAGCAAAGTTTAATTTTTCTTTAGCAAACTTTGCGACTCACTTTTCTAAATTGTACTTTACTTTAACAAAAAACTTAAAATTACTTTCTAACTTTTATTTTGCACAAAACCCAAGCCGGAACGGCGGTCGGGTTGATTTGCTGGTTATATTGCTATTTTTTAATATTGACTTTAGCATAATTATGATATATTTTTGATACATATTTTTTGGAGTAAATATGCCAATAATTAAACCAATTTCTGATTTGCGAAACAAATCAAATGAGATTTCTGAATTAGCTCATAATTCTAACGAACCAATTTACATAACGAAAAATGGTGAAGGTGATTTGGTTGTTATGTCAATAAATCATTATTCAAATATGCAACTTAAACTTAATCTTCTTTCTAAACTTTCTGTAGCCCAAAATCAAAAAGCTAATGGAGATTCTGGAACTTCACTTAAACAAGTTATGATTAATATTCGGAAATCAATTAATGTCGGGAAATAATTACCAAATTAAACTTCTGAAAATTGCAGAAGAAGATTTCACAGAAATTGTTTCTTATATTGCAGTCGATAATTTCAATGCTGCAAATTCACTTGCTGACAAAATTGAAAAGAACTTAGAATTATTATCAGAAAATCCAAACTTAGGAAGAATTCCAAGAGATGAAGAAATTCGAAATCTTGGATATAGATATTTAATTGTTCAAAATTATCTTATTTTTTACACTATTGAAGAAAGAACAATATTAGTACATAGAATTCTACATAGTGCAAGAAATTATAAATCACTTCTTTAATTTCTTAGCAATATAACGGCGTGGCAAATAACCCGTCCGCCCAAAACTACAATTTTATTAAATAACGAATGGTTTATTTTACAAAGCAGTTTTTATTTTGCTTTTAACAAAAACTGCGACTTACTTTTCTAAATTGCACTTCATTTTAACAAAATACTAAAATATACTTTCACACTTTCTGTTTACAAACCAAACCCAATTGAGCGAAGCGGTCGGGTTGATTTGTTTGTTAGGCTACATAATAATTTAAAAATATTTACTTTTACGCAAAGATGGATTAATACTCAAGATTAATTCTTGACTAGACAAACATCTTGGTAGTATTGCATCCGGAGTTTGATTAGGTTGTTCTTTCTTTGTCAAAATTTTTGCCACCTCATGTGCTTTTCCAACTGACATAAAATCTGTATCTATTGATCTTGCTGCTTTAAGTAAATTCTTTGAATAAACTCCACCTTCTGAAGTGTCGTTTGCAGTTTCTCCAACAGAACAAGCATATAGACTTATTTGTTGTTGTATAGCTTCCATTATTCGCTTTTCATATAATTGTCTAATTTCAGAACTAATATGAGCTGACTTATAAAGGACTCTGTCATAACTTTCAGAAAATTCAGTTAATGAATAAGCTCTGCAACAATCATAAATAGTAATTTGGCGTGTTGAAATATTTTTTAATTCAGATTCATAAATAGTTTCATTTTTTTCATTAATTTCTAAAATTGTCTCTCTTTCTTGACCAGCATGCCCACTAAATATTACAATAATAAAATCAAGGTAACTATTTTTAAGATTCTTAATTTCATCTTGTAAATCACTTTTTTTAGGGTTCATTTTAGAAATAATTTCATTTTCATACCAATTCCCACCTATTTCGCTCATAAAAAAAGACTGATAATTTAAAAAGTCCTTTTGAACTCCAGGCAATCCGTTATTATTACCAATAAGTAAAATTTTCTTTTTCATATTTCTCCTTTCATTTTAAATAATAATTTATGAATTCTCTAAACTTTTCATCATAACTATCAATATTTTCATAAGATGTTTCTGGATTCTGCCAATAATCTTTATGAATTCTGATCCAATCTTTAATTGCAATATAATTTTCAATTTTCTTTTTATCGTATTTATAGAATGCCGAAACACGGGATAGAAAATTGAACAATAAAATGCAGTAAGCATCATATCGAAGATATTCTTCCTTATTAGAATTTTTATTAGGAATCCATGTCGTAGTAAAAGTTAAACTTTCTAAGTAAGGATATTGAATTGATATTTTGATTATTGCATCTAGTTGATCATCAATATGTCTTTTCTTATTGTCGTTACTCAATAATAAAGTTACTAAAGCTGAAGTTAAAGCAGATATTAAAGTTGCAATCGCAGCGGATGTAATTGTAAATTCCATGTAACTCTCACATAAATTTGGATAATTAAAGAATTTTATTATAAGAATATATTTTATTATCATTCTTGTAGCCTAACGGCGTGGCAAATAACCCGTCCGCCAAAAACAACAATTTTATTAAATTACGAATGATTTATTATAAAGAGCAGTTTTTAATTTTCATTTACAAAAACTGCGACTTACTTTTCTGAATTGCACTACACTTTAACAAATTACTAAAATGAACTTTCAAACTTTTTATTTACAAACCAAACCAGAATAGAGCGAAGCGGTCGGGTTGATTTGCTTGTTATACACTTTTATACAAATTTTTTGTTTTAACTTTTTTTAGAAAATTTATTTAACAGATTTTTTTTAATCTTTTACGAAATATTAATTTATTTGAAAATTTTAACAGCTCTAAATTTTAAATACATTTTTTGAGTGAAAAACTTGAACAGCAATTTTACGTTTTGAAAAATGTAAAACTTAGAAAAATGTTTAGCAAAAATATTCAAAAGAACGAAAACTAATTTTTAGAAATATTTTACGAATTTATATTTTTGCAAAAAACTAAAATATGATTTTACAAAAGTTTGAAAACATAAAATTTTACAAAACTTTAAAGATAATTTTAAATAATTTTCAAACCGTGTATAACGGCGGCGCAAATAACCCGTCCGCCAAAAACATTTAATTTTATTAATAACGAATTTAGAATTTTACAAAACAATGTTTAACTTTTTTCACAAACATTGTTTTGAAAACTTTATGAATTGTACTTCACTTTAGCATAAAGCTAAAATTGACTTTCAAAATTTCTATTTACAAACCAAACCCAAACGAGCGAAGCGGTCGGGTTGATTTGCGTGTTATACACTTTTATACAAATTTTTTGTTTTAACTTTTTTAGAATATTTATTTAACAGATTTTTCTTAAATCATTTTGAAAACATTTATTTATTGAAATATTTTAACAGTTCTAAATTTTAAATACATTTTTGAATTGAAATACATGAACAGTAATTTTAAGTTTTAGAAAAATGTAAAACTTAGAAAAATGTTTAACAAAAATATTTAAAAGAACGAAAACCTAAATTTTGGAAGAAATAACTTTTTAAATACTTTACAACAAAATTAAAATTTGATTTTACAAAAGTTTGAAAACATAAATTTTTACAAAACCCAAAAGACAATTTTAAACTGATTTTAAGCCGTGTATAACGGCGGCGCAAATAACCCGTCCGCCCATAACAACAATTTTATTAAATATCGATTGATTTATTTTAAAGAGCAGTTTTTAATTTAGTTTTACAAAAAACTGCGACTAACTTTTCTAAATTGCACTTCACTTTTACAAAAAACTAAAATTGACTTCTAAACTTTCTGTTTACAAACCAAACTGGAATTGAGCGAAGCGGTCGGGTTGATTTGTTTGTTATATGGCATTTTTATATTAAGCAGAATTTCTTAATTCAAAATCTATTTTTTCTTTTAAGATTATTTTTATTAAAGATTGATATGGTACATCTCTTTTATTTGCAATTATTTTTAAGTCATTTAATAAAAATTCTGGTAGTCTTAATGAAATTGTTCTTGTGGATGGTTTAAGATTTGGAAAAGATGTCGATTTGGATTTCTCCCAATTAATATATTCTGTAGAGTCATTTTTTGACCAAAACTCTCTTTCTTCTTCTTCTGTTTTAAATTTTGGAATATTTTTTAATTTCTTCATTGTATTTTCTTTTCTCTTTTTTATTCATATCTCTTGCTGAAATTATTCTAATTAAGTTTTTTCTTATTGTAAAAACAGTAAATATTTTTCTATCTGAATCTGTTCTTCCTAAAGCGAACCAACGATTTTCTTTTTCTGAATGATTAACATCATCTGCAACAATTAATGGTTCATTGAAAAATATTTGTTCACATTCAATATGTAAAACTTGATGTTTTAACCAATTTTTCTCAATGTTTCCATTATCCCATTGAAATCCTTCAATATTATCAAAAGTATTTTTCATACAGCTGTATATTATAAAAACATACTTAATTTTGCAATACCAATTTTCTTATTTGCCATATAACGACGTTGCGCTTAACCCGCCGCCCATAACAAGGAAGCCGAGTAAAACACAACTGATAAATATTTAACAGCCGTTGCGTAAATTGCGTCAGCAACGCAAACGGCTGTAAGTTAATTAATTAGAACGAACACTTAGAACAAAATGCTTAACAAAAACCAAACGCCAATAATTACAAATTCGCCGAACTAAAACGGCGGTCGGGTTGAGGCGCTGGTTAGGTGGTTTTATTTTGTACAACAACTATTAATGCTTAGTAAATTTTCAAATGAAGAATCTTGAAATATATGCAAATCATTTTCTGTGCATTTCACACTATCCTCATTTTCATAATTTGTCGCTAACAAAGAATCTATTTTCAACTTAACTAACAATTTGTTTTTATTTTCTATAAATAATGAATCGTTAAATATTAATTCGCCAATGAACTTATCGACTTTTATAGAATCTAAATTATTATTCTTTGGGCTTGAAGTAATTTGCTCAGAGAAAGGAATTAATTCAAAATTATATTTTAAAGAATGCTTACTTATTGAAGTTAATACGAGTTTAGAAAAAATTGAATCGCTTCTGCTAGTAAAATTCAATGAATCAAGGAAATTATTTAATTCAATATCATCCTTTGGAAATCTATTATAGGTTTTATAATAGCAAGATATATTTTCTTCTAAATAATTTAATTTAGAATGGCTTACGAACATCACCATCATTATTCGAGTGTTGTTTTTATAAAGCCCATTAAAAACACCACAACTAAGAAAAATGAATGGAATAAAAAATATTAAAATTAATATTTTTGTTTTTCTTGGATTCATAGCCACCTAACGGCGTGGCAAATAACCCGTCCACCCAACACAACAATTTTATTAAATAACGATTGGTTTATTTTAAAGAGCAAAGTTTAATTTTTATTTAGCAAACTTTGCAACTTACTTTTTTGAATTGCACTTCACTTTTACAAAAAACTAAAATTGAAAACTAAGCTTTCTGTTTACAAACCAAACCAGAATTGAGCGAAGCGGTCAGGTTGATTTGTTGGTTATGTGTTAATTACTTTTAATTTGATTAACTAAGTTTTCTATGTCCAACAATTTATGACCTTCAAACACAGTTAAAACATCAATAGAATTTTTCTTAATTAAATAAACTATTCTATAATTTTTGTGTAATATTTCCCTTATTTGACTTATTGATAATTCTGGAACTATTCTTCCTTTTTCTGGAAATTCTATTAAGTCTTCAACAAGTGAAATTAGTTTGTCAGTCAATTTAATTGCAGCATTAGGATTATCTTGAGAAATGAAATCTTCAATTTCTTGAAAATTGAGCAGAGATTCTTTTGTCCAATAAATTTTCATAATTATTTTGTAAATCTATGTTTTTTCAATTCAGTTCTTATTTGAGAAGTTGTTAAAACTTCTCCATTTTCTGAATCAGCAAGTCCTCTAGAAATTGAATCGATAAATAATTTTGTTTCTCTGAGTTCATCAAACTCTTTTGGCGAAACTAATACTCCAGCTGGTTTTCCATTTTGTGTAATGATTAAAGAATTTTTACGAATTTGTAAATCCTTTAAATACTTTGCTAAACTTGATTTAAATTGTCCAACTGGAATTATGTCACTTGAAACTGATATATTTCTCATTTTACACCTTTCTTTTTGTCTAAATAATATCTCTAATTTAGCTCTATATTACGACTTAAGCAATAAACATTTTTTAACACATAACGGCGTAGCAAATAACCCGACGCCAATAACTACAATTTTAATAAATAACGAATGGTTTATTTTAAAGAGCAGTTTTTATTTTTCCTTGGCAAAAAACTGCGACTCACCTTTCTAAATTGTACTACACTTTAACAATAAATTAAAATGAACTTTCAAACTTATGATTTACAAATTCCCGCCAAATTAGCGGAGCGGTCGGGTTGATTTGCTGGTTATACCTTTAAAGATTTTTAATATTTAGTAAGCATCTTTTCTTTGATCAATCGAAAGTATATATATTATTTTTTCTTCTTCATCAATAACATAAAATAATCTATACTTTCCAATTCTATATCTCCATGTTTCAGGATTGTAATTAACCAACTTTTTAATGTTATTTCCATAATGAGGTTCTTCTTTTAACTGAGGGAATATATATTCGGTTAGTTTTTTCTTAATGAATACTTGATCACTTTTTGTAACTTTTTCAATTTTCTTTATGAATTCATCCGTTTCAAAAATTCTATATTTAATCAACGAATTGTCCCTTTTTTGATTTCATATCTGATAAACCTTTTTTAATACTTTTATTTAATTCAGTATTATTTCTAATTTCTTCCATTTCAAATTCATCGACATAAATATTATGTTCAATAAATCTTTTTACCGCTGTTTCTATAAAATTTGAAATTGGTCTATTATCTCTATCTGCAAGTCTTTTATATTTTTTGTAATTATCGTCACTTAAACGAAGAGTTATTGTTTTAGACATTTAATTTACCTTGAATGATTATCATTTTATTGTATTCTAATGTATTCATATTTATTAATATTTTCAATAAATTTTTTCAAAAAGGTATAACGGCGTGGCAAATAACCCGACGCCCTAAACAACAATTTTATTAAATAACGATTGATTAAATTTTTGAAGCAAAGTTTAACTTTTCTTTAGCAAACTTTGCGACTCACTTTTCTGAAGTGTAATACACTTTAACAAAAAACTTAAATGAACTTTCCAACTTTTTGTTTACAAACCAAACCGGAATTGAGCGAAGCGGTCAGGTTGATTTGCTGGTTAGCTGGTTTTTTTAAAATCTTAAAGTATCTTCTATAAAATCATATGGATCAATTAATTTACTTACAAAGTACTGTTCCAAATTATTACATAAATTGGTCATAATCTTTTTTAACATTCCCATCGGATATAACAAATGTAAAGAAGGTTCATTAATATATGAATGATAAATTGGGAAATCCTTCTCATAACTCATAAATTCCATACCGTAACCAGGTTTTCTTGCTTCATGTACTAAATAATTTCGATATCTATAAAGAATTGAAAAATGTTGATAAAATAATATTGCCTCTTCTTCTTTTTCATTTAAAGCATATGAATTCAGCTCGGAAACTGATAAATCTATTTTAGAAGCTCTTAACCAATTACCTTTGTATTCATTTTTCTCCATCAGAGATTTTAATTCATTAAACAACAACCCATTCAAATTTTTTGTTTTAAGATGATCAAATAGAAATGGAACTGAGACAAGTTCTCCTTCAATCCAATCTGAATATTCAGTTAGTAATCTAACAAATCTTTCTCTATGACGTCTTGCAAATTGAGGATAGTTCTGTTTGTTAAATCTTGCATTTGAAAGGCTATCAATTAAACTAACTAATAAAGTTTGTTTTTCAACATAAAGTTTATCTGAACCTTTAATATTTGTTGTAAGTCCATCAATAACATTAATTTGATTTCTGAAGTAATCAAAAAAATATTTTATTTCAGCTATTTTTTCTTCTTTTGTCATATCCATCCAGCTAACGGCGGCGCAAATAACCCGTCCGCCAAAAACTCAATTTTACTAAATAACGATTGGTTTATTTTACAAAGCAGTTTTTAATTTGTCTGTAGCAATAACTGCGACTCACTTTTCTGAATTGTACTTCACTTTAACAAAAAACTTAAATTTACTTTCAAACTTTTTGTTTACAAACCAAACCCACACGAGCGAAGCGGTCGGGTTGATTTGTTGGTTATGCAATTTTACTTACCAAATGAAATATATAACCCAAATGTGTTTCTATTATTAATTGCTAAATATTGAAAACGAACTCCTATTAACATTTCATAATATTTTATTTTTAAACCTAATCCCGGTGAAAAATAAAAATCACTTTTTGTTGATGTATCAATATATTTAATATCGTAATGATTTGTCGATACTTCATTCCCAACTTGATATGTTCCTTCTCCAATACTTAAAGTTGGTTCAAAAACTAAATTTTTTGTATCTATTCTAATTCCAATTTCTGGTCCCCATAAAAATAAAGTACCATATCCATCCAATGATGAAACATCTTGAATCCCCAAATGATAAATTGATGTTGCTCCAAGTTCAAATATATCTGAAATTAAAATATTTGCTCTGACTCCAAAACCAATAAATCTTTCATAATTAAATCCTTTACCCATCATGAATTCTGCCGACAAATTTTCTAAAAATGTTTCTTTTTTAATTTTTGGAGCTGGTAGAACTATAAATGATTTATTTTCTTGTAACGAGTCATAAACTTCAATTGATGAAATAAAAGATATTTCATTCCAATAAATTTTCTTTTCTCCAATATTTTCATTTTTTAAAATTAAATATTGTTGATTTGTATAAGTAATTTCTCCTTTTAATCTACCTCCATTATTTAATCGAACCAATAATGTGTCAGTTTGATTTGCAAAACAAACTAACGGGAAAAAAATATTTATAAAGAAAAACTTCATTAAATTCATTTTAAAATCGTCCTCGATATTATTCATATTTTTTTTGTTTTTTTAATTGCATAACGGCGTGGCAAATAACCCGACGCCCTAAACAACAATTTTATTAAATAACGATTGATTTATTTTAAAGAGCAAAGTTTAACTTTCTTT is a window from the Ignavibacteriota bacterium genome containing:
- a CDS encoding type II toxin-antitoxin system Phd/YefM family antitoxin — translated: MRNISVSSDIIPVGQFKSSLAKYLKDLQIRKNSLIITQNGKPAGVLVSPKEFDELRETKLFIDSISRGLADSENGEVLTTSQIRTELKKHRFTK
- a CDS encoding type II toxin-antitoxin system RelE/ParE family toxin; this translates as MSGNNYQIKLLKIAEEDFTEIVSYIAVDNFNAANSLADKIEKNLELLSENPNLGRIPRDEEIRNLGYRYLIVQNYLIFYTIEERTILVHRILHSARNYKSLL
- a CDS encoding type II toxin-antitoxin system RelE/ParE family toxin → MKINWTKESLLNLQEIEDFISQDNPNAAIKLTDKLISLVEDLIEFPEKGRIVPELSISQIREILHKNYRIVYLIKKNSIDILTVFEGHKLLDKENLVNQIKSN
- a CDS encoding type II toxin-antitoxin system RelE/ParE family toxin, yielding MKIYWTKESLLNFQEIEDFISQDNPNAAIKLTDKLISLVEDLIEFPEKGRIVPELSISQIREILHKNYRIVYLIKKNSIDVLTVFEGHKLLDIENLVNQIKSN
- a CDS encoding BrnA antitoxin family protein; translation: MKKLKNIPKFKTEEEEREFWSKNDSTEYINWEKSKSTSFPNLKPSTRTISLRLPEFLLNDLKIIANKRDVPYQSLIKIILKEKIDFELRNSA
- a CDS encoding type II toxin-antitoxin system RelE/ParE family toxin, with amino-acid sequence MIKYRIFETDEFIKKIEKVTKSDQVFIKKKLTEYIFPQLKEEPHYGNNIKKLVNYNPETWRYRIGKYRLFYVIDEEEKIIYILSIDQRKDAY
- a CDS encoding BrnT family toxin; translated protein: MKNTFDNIEGFQWDNGNIEKNWLKHQVLHIECEQIFFNEPLIVADDVNHSEKENRWFALGRTDSDRKIFTVFTIRKNLIRIISARDMNKKEKRKYNEEIKKYSKI
- a CDS encoding CopG family transcriptional regulator is translated as MSKTITLRLSDDNYKKYKRLADRDNRPISNFIETAVKRFIEHNIYVDEFEMEEIRNNTELNKSIKKGLSDMKSKKGQFVD
- a CDS encoding caspase family protein; this translates as MKKKILLIGNNNGLPGVQKDFLNYQSFFMSEIGGNWYENEIISKMNPKKSDLQDEIKNLKNSYLDFIIVIFSGHAGQERETILEINEKNETIYESELKNISTRQITIYDCCRAYSLTEFSESYDRVLYKSAHISSEIRQLYEKRIMEAIQQQISLYACSVGETANDTSEGGVYSKNLLKAARSIDTDFMSVGKAHEVAKILTKKEQPNQTPDAILPRCLSSQELILSINPSLRKSKYF
- a CDS encoding type II toxin-antitoxin system Phd/YefM family antitoxin, translated to MRNISVSTDIIPVGQFKSSLAKYLKDLQIRKNSLIITQNGKPAGVLVSPKEFDELRETKLFIDSISRGLANSENGEVLSTSQLRTELKKHRVIK
- a CDS encoding type II toxin-antitoxin system Phd/YefM family antitoxin; translation: MPIIKPISDLRNKSNEISELAHNSNEPIYITKNGEGDLVVMSINHYSNMQLKLNLLSKLSVAQNQKANGDSGTSLKQVMINIRKSINVGK